A region of the Clupea harengus chromosome 7, Ch_v2.0.2, whole genome shotgun sequence genome:
tctctctcagaggaacactaacactaacactaacactgacactcatctcttctctctcagaggaacactaacactaacactaacactcatctcttctctccctgaggaacactaacactaacactcatCCCTTCTCCCTCAGaggaacactaacactaacactgacactcatctcttctctccctgtggaacactaacactaacactgacactcatctcttctctccctgaggaacactaacactaacactcatcccttctctcttctctcccagaggaacactaacactaacactgacactcatctcttctctcttctctcccagaggaacactaacactaacactgacactaacactgacactcatcccttctctcttctctccctgcggaacactaacactaacactaacactcatctcttctctcccagcggaacactaacactaacactaacactcatCCCTTCTCCCTCAGaggaacactaacactaacactgacactaacactcatctcttctctcttctctcccagaggaacactaacactaacactaacactcatctcttctctcccagcggaacactaacactaacactaacactcatCCCTTCTCCCTCAGaggaacactaacactaacactgacactaacactcatctcttctctcttctctcccagaggaacactaacactaacactaacactcatctcttctctcttctctcccagaggaacactaacactaacactgacactcatcccttctctcccattcattcagtttccctccccccctccgcCCACTGGTCAGGCCAAGTGACTCACAGTTTTCGGATGGTGGTCTTCTCTTCTTTAAACTCGTCCTTGGGCTCGTCCTTGCTCTCGTCCTCCTCTGTGATGGTGGTGATCTGTGGGGAGATGACGGGGATGATGGCAGGCTCcagctccacctccaccatggCGGACTCTGATGACTGGTGAGGGCCGGTGAGAAGACCACTGCGGATAAACAGGACAATGCAGAGTACAATGCAGTGACAGATTATAAAATAATCTGAGATTAGGAGGTTTAATCAGATTTATTTGTGAAACTAGAATAACTAGACAGCATGTCTTGTATTTGCATATTATAGCTAATTGTGTAACGTGTACAGTTTACTACATTACTTCCAAATACATTTTCCACCCTGAAAATAATTGTAGAATGTTGAGTAATGTgggatatatatattatatatatggaACCCCATATCTTGACATCTTTTATGTATGAACATGTGTAATACCTCTTGGAGTTTTGGCATCTCTAGAGTTTagagtttagtgtgtgtgtgtgtgtgtgtgtgtgtgtgtgtgtgtgtgtgtgtgtgtgtgtgtgtgtgtgtgtgtgtgtgtgtgtgtgtgtgtgtgtgtgtgtgtgagtgtgtgtgtgtgtgagagtgtgtgtgtgtgtgtgtgtctcgaaCCTCTTGTATAGCTGTAGTTCCTCCTGAGCGATGAGCAGATGGGCCTTAAGTTGGTTCCTCTCCTGCAGCACCTCTTTGAGTTCCTGCATGGTGAAGCGAGGGCGGTTGGGGTCCTTCAGGTCCACCACCATCTTGTCAGGTCCCAGAGTCTAcaggaggaaaacacacacagcatctgtaaccttcctaactggcaccttgactagcgcttaacttgcacttcagcagttacattcctgcacttctttttcctttctaggtcgttttttttctaattcttatgtaaagtagtatttattgttacaccatgtttttttattgctcttagcttgactgttctctcccttgtacgtcgctttggacaaaagcatctgctaaatgactaaatgtaaatgtaaatgtaaatgtaactagcAACTACTGATGATGGACCACGGTGGATCTGTGGTAGAATTCGGGCCATAGTGGGTCAGAGACGCCTGCAGAGACAGAGTTATTACACCCTAATGGAAAATGCTGTTCCATGATCCCACTGCCCCAGAAAACCAAACAGGGTGAATGCTCAGAATAGTCTTGACTTGACTCAATCTTCCCTACTTTAACTTGGTATAAATCGGAGTCTACGTGTGCACTACCGCGTTACTACTAGACACGTATGGCATAGCATCTCCTGGCAGCAGACTCCCGGCCGTGGATCTCCACCTGGCCTGGCCCTTATGATGAGACAGCGGCGGTCTGGGATCAGTTTTTACTGACAGAGCAGAACAGCAGTCACTGATCATTCGCTCCTGTGTCACTGACTAATGCTGGATGACGAAGGACGCTCTGTGAAAAGAAAATCGCGGAGATCATGCACGACAAATTCCGAAGGACCCGTTTaact
Encoded here:
- the rilpl2 gene encoding RILP-like protein 2, with the translated sequence MDAPRDSSPAMAFEKDALQLTVEDVYDISYVIGRDLLKISKAGAQVSDLQFRIVRVLEMFEVLVNKYNLSVEELKMERDNLKRELDRVVGEKSAEQGSTLGPDKMVVDLKDPNRPRFTMQELKEVLQERNQLKAHLLIAQEELQLYKSGLLTGPHQSSESAMVEVELEPAIIPVISPQITTITEEDESKDEPKDEFKEEKTTIRKLFSFRRK